A single region of the Zygotorulaspora mrakii chromosome 4, complete sequence genome encodes:
- the PDL32 gene encoding putative ADP-ribose 1''-phosphate phosphatase (similar to Saccharomyces cerevisiae YMR087W; ancestral locus Anc_2.474) encodes MKVVLCDTNETVCRLWRQLLQGLSPYSARIHHGELCEAMKELESGQKERDTDNGAPGTKAVGNCSIAIVSPGNSFGFLGGGFDLGIRDYFGGVPFEGWLREALHCSYSPVGSVKAIDVTSYSRNLRNNVKYVVYTPTVVAPCRSLFEASRAVRTGYEPVFNATWSALTGTPKDVETLVMPGMCTGYVGVPASVSCKSMAFALKLYLLENDVSEELKNVLIMCFLGYPFKPFWAKECMKECELLGIEWEDLDKFDVKVDDIDRLLPFNRPCPTV; translated from the coding sequence ATGAAGGTAGTGCTGTGCGACACCAACGAAACCGTATGCAGACTCTGGCGGCAACTCTTACAGGGCCTGAGCCCGTACTCAGCCCGTATTCATCACGGCGAGCTATGCGAGGCCATGAAAGAACTAGAATCTGGCCAGAAAGAACGAGACACAGACAACGGGGCGCCAGGCACGAAGGCTGTGGGTAATTGCAGCATAGCCATCGTTTCACCGGGAAACTCATTTGGGTTCCTCGGCGGAGGGTTCGACCTTGGTATTCGCGACTATTTCGGTGGAGTGCCCTTTGAAGGGTGGTTACGAGAGGCGCTGCATTGCAGTTACAGCCCCGTGGGGTCTGTAAAAGCGATTGACGTAACGAGCTACAGCCGTAACTTGCGCAATAACGTCAAATACGTCGTTTATACTCCAACGGTGGTCGCGCCGTGCAGATCACTATTCGAAGCTTCGAGGGCTGTGCGAACAGGCTACGAGCCTGTGTTCAACGCCACTTGGAGCGCGCTGACGGGCACTCCAAAAGATGTGGAGACTCTGGTCATGCCCGGCATGTGCACTGGATACGTTGGGGTACCTGCTTCGGTGAGTTGCAAAAGCATGGCATTTGCGTTAAAGCTCTATTTATTGGAGAATGACGTATCCGAAGAGTTGAAGAATGTCTTGATTATGTGTTTTTTAGGTTATCCTTTTAAGCCATTTTGGGCTAAAGAATGCATGAAAGAATGTGAATTGTTGGGGATAGAATGGGAAGATTTGGACAAATTTGACGTCAAGGTCGATGACATTGATAGGTTGCTTCCTTTCAACCGGCCGTGCCCCACGGTTTAG
- the APE1 gene encoding metalloaminopeptidase APE1 (similar to Saccharomyces cerevisiae LAP4 (YKL103C); ancestral locus Anc_2.478), with amino-acid sequence MSEERQIIEQLTKTLELLRVERNEKAHESSSVRGGFSSSGHELNGVEPSRSFEDYSNAYIDFTFENPTTYHVIDYASKMFEKSGFEYLSEKENWDAKLSKGSKFYTIRNGTNLSAFVVGKKWTLEKGVGVIGSHADALTAKLKPSSKKDQVEGFGLLGVAPYGGTLNDMWFDRDLGIGGRVLYKDSDNHIKSKLINSAPHPIAKIPTLAPHFGAPAVGPFDKEDQAVPIISYASAEPDKGITEDEKNSPLSDKHDISVLRYIAKLAGVEVKQLVQLDLDLFDVQKGVIGGISSDFLFAPRLDDRLCTFAAVNSLVEYSQSINVEEMDTFVDVTLFDNEEIGSLSRQGAKGGLLESVVNRVSSAYFKDQDKDVDLRTLYANSIILSADVNHMFNPNFASVYMKNHSPKPNVGVTLSLDPNVHMSTDVVGTAFVEELARLNDDKVQYFQIKNNSRSGGTIGPSISSQTGARAIDLGIAQLSMHSIRAATGSKDIGLGIKFFRNFLKNWRPVYDQFEDL; translated from the coding sequence ATGAGTGAAGAGAGGCAAATAATCGAACAACTAACTAAGACTTTGGAGCTTCTCAGAGTGGAGAGAAACGAGAAAGCCCATGAAAGCAGCTCTGTCAGGGGGGGCTTTAGCAGCAGTGGACACGAGTTAAACGGCGTTGAGCCAAGCAGATCTTTCGAAGACTACTCAAATGCGTACATCGATTTCACGTTTGAAAATCCAACAACATATCATGTAATTGATTatgcttcaaaaatgttCGAAAAGTCAGGGTTCGAGTATCTGAGCGAGAAGGAGAATTGGGATGCTAAGCTGTCGAAGGGTTCAAAATTTTATACTATCAGAAATGGTACCAATTTGTCGGCGTTTGTGGTTGGTAAAAAATGGACGCTGGAAAAGGGGGTTGGTGTGATTGGGTCGCATGCGGATGCGCTTACAGCAAAATTGAAGCCTTCTTCTAAGAAGGACCAAGTCGAAGGGTTTGGCTTATTAGGTGTAGCTCCATATGGAGGTACTCTGAATGATATGTGGTTCGACAGAGACTTGGGTATTGGTGGCCGCGTTCTCTACAAGGACAGCGACAACCATATTAAAAGCAAGTTGATTAATTCCGCCCCACACCCAATTGCGAAGATACCAACGTTGGCACCACATTTCGGTGCTCCTGCTGTAGGCCCATTCGATAAGGAGGACCAAGCAGTGCCAATCATAAGCTATGCATCTGCAGAACCAGATAAAGGAATTACTGAGgacgaaaaaaattcaccTTTAAGCGATAAACATGATATCAGTGTCCTAAGATATATTGCCAAATTAGCCGGTGTTGAAGTCAAGCAACTAGTTCAATTGGATTTGGATCTTTTCGATGTCCAAAAAGGTGTTATCGGTGGTATCAGCAGCGATTTTCTCTTTGCCCCACGCCTAGACGACAGATTATGCACTTTCGCAGCTGTCAACTCTTTGGTCGAATATTCACAATCCATcaatgttgaagaaatggacACCTTTGTTGATGTCACGTTGTTTGACAATGAGGAAATTGGGTCACTTTCTAGACAAGGTGCTAAAGGTGGCCTACTGGAATCGGTAGTCAATCGTGTTTCTAGCGCTTACTTCAAAGATCAAGATAAGGACGTTGACTTAAGGACTTTGTATGCTAATTCAATCATCTTGTCAGCTGATGTCAATCACATGTTCaatccaaattttgcaaGCGTTTACATGAAGAATCATTCGCCAAAACCAAATGTTGGAGTGACTCTATCCCTCGATCCAAATGTCCACATGTCAACAGATGTGGTTGGCACAGCATTTGTGGAAGAACTAGCTCGTTTGAATGACGACAAGGTGCAATActtccaaatcaaaaataatTCAAGATCAGGTGGTACTATTGGTCCATCAATTTCCTCCCAAACAGGTGCAAGAGCTATTGACTTAGGTATTGCTCAATTATCCATGCATAGTATTAGAGCAGCCACTGGTTCCAAAGATATTGGCCTCGgtatcaaattcttcagaaattttttgaaaaattggagaCCAGTTTACGATCAATTCGAAGATTTATAG
- a CDS encoding uncharacterized protein (similar to Saccharomyces cerevisiae YKL105C and YMR086W; ancestral locus Anc_2.476) gives MFSKQRHSREASQPINTGALAAASAIGKATINNGRAVDRTKLPFYNQVPNEIKRSSSMMGSRQNSLQRGMSAGRNNSLSNRSSMSSGSHHNIHNSRPVSYIGGGNNSRSQSLESQRRNSSRNNSLISRKRESNGDLQRAFHEFGGVQASGVIHQPSEAPRMVKRYVPSANGLIAIEVPVQDNEGAKSRSSSLRRSASTNGLSLSRSGSLTRKKTINAPSKTQQKRHSSLTESSSVSSSSVSSSKLHSASTRAATNSMAPHPLIETYVVEETEQELHQEDVVRPIKVSESKEIQLQANREPKSELESELKVDAPDINLKGKEKGRNTTEAVSSTDEHSKGNPIEPLEETVVINEKVIKHDEAITEEKSESSPVTKKMVETTVDDSLRTELNSELKHSDTADTEFFDSKEVIEPLPVVNHFNGQEEETILPISTHTRGGTSLAQHLRAMNPYLSQVENAEDKQAQATDNGKLTAESSKGNDKDLYKVPSPMKSALKKSTTRSSNTSSVYSEYSPANDAYLSLTTAENTRLNAKLVKTETPSYKPRHPARPQSMVNSAANRSSSPVARDGHKTKRESTGQPQKVTRNSVYKTSNDSNASVAINAAKVSVNSRKPMTSTSNTTKFHQNGSEEQARKTSHTSKRNSSINNDILYPREPPAKKSSFEKLRNQESSHMGFKKLSLRDETIVADNLGNDQGYKKGYAGNDVGKMSNKQRNDSAVNAYDANRNFLQNSGWKSRIHDSDSEEDVALFSSAGTSGSTQATSNDNQPDSSNGGKGFSFFKNKNKSKQQSNETEVNFSPPQPRYLDANLTKEKSAADSTHSTPNKINKKLSRMSLRSSSTGDVHELRSLETPKSDKSQKRYHSHATMNTGNNSNNNDNNNNNNKGEVMKSKTLRANTVVDDGTPTKKKNALGKKLKKLFGRKS, from the coding sequence ATGTTTTCTAAGCAAAGACATTCAAGGGAGGCCAGTCAGCCAATAAACACAGGAGCTCTTGCCGCGGCGTCAGCGATTGGTAAGGCCACTATTAATAATGGAAGGGCAGTTGATCGAACAAAACTGCCTTTTTACAATCAGGTTCCCAATGAAATCAAGCGTTCTTCGTCCATGATGGGATCAAGGCAGAACTCGTTACAAAGAGGAATGTCTGCAGGAAGGAATAACAGTTTGAGCAATCGATCCAGTATGAGCAGTGGTTCCCACCACAATATTCATAATTCACGGCCCGTGTCATATATTGGTGGTGGAAATAATTCTCGTTCTCAAAGCTTAGAatctcaaagaagaaactcTAGTCGGAACAATTCACTTATCAGTAGGAAAAGAGAGTCTAATGGTGATTTACAACGTGCATTTCACGAATTTGGAGGTGTGCAGGCCAGCGGAGTTATTCATCAGCCATCTGAAGCACCGAGAATGGTCAAGAGGTACGTTCCAAGTGCAAACGGTTTAATAGCGATTGAGGTTCCAGTTCAAGATAATGAGGGGGCAAAATCAAGATCATCATCCTTAAGAAGATCTGCTTCTACGAACGGACTCTCGCTATCTCGGAGTGGCTCTTTGACGAGAAAGAAGACCATTAATGCTCCTTCGAAAACACAACAAAAGAGACATTCCTCATTAACGGAATCGTCATCGGTATCTTCGTCATCGGTATCTTCGTCGAAGTTACACAGCGCCTCCACAAGAGCTGCAACAAACTCAATGGCACCGCATCCTTTGATAGAGACTTACGTAGTGGAAGAGACTGAGCAAGAATTGCACCAAGAGGATGTAGTTAGGCCAATAAAAGTATCAGAAAGCAAAGAAATTCAACTACAAGCAAACCGAGAGCCAAAATCGGAACTAGAGTCAGAGTTAAAAGTCGATGCTCCAGatatcaatttgaaaggaaaggaaaaaggCAGAAATACCACGGAAGCAGTATCCTCTACAGATGAGCATTCTAAAGGAAATCCTATAGAACCGCTCGAAGAAACTGTGGtgataaatgaaaaagtgatAAAACATGATGAAGCTATAACCGAAGAGAAGAGTGAATCTTCACCAGTAACAAAAAAGATGGTGGAAACAACAGTCGATGACAGTCTCAGAACGGAATTAAATTCTGAACTGAAACATTCAGATACTGCGGATACCGAATTTTTCGACTCCAAAGAAGTTATAGAACCCCTTCCGGTCGTAAATCATTTTAATGGTCAAGAGGAGGAAACTATTTTGCCAATAAGTACGCATACGAGAGGTGGTACAAGTTTGGCACAGCACCTTCGTGCGATGAACCCTTACCTGAGCCAAGTTGAAAACGCAGAAGATAAGCAAGCCCAAGCAACAGATAATGGCAAGTTAACTGCTGAGAGCTCAAAAGGGAATGATAAGGATCTCTATAAGGTTCCATCTCCTATGAAATCggcattgaaaaaaagtacaACTCGTTCTAGCAATACGTCTTCAGTATATTCGGAGTACTCACCCGCCAATGATGCCTACTTATCCCTCACAACAGCTGAAAATACAAGATTGAATGCAAAACTAGTCAAGACAGAAACTCCTTCATATAAACCAAGACATCCCGCAAGACCACAATCAATGGTTAATTCGGCTGCTAATAGGTCATCATCTCCAGTAGCGAGGGATGGTCATAAAACAAAACGAGAGTCCACTGGACAACCGCAGAAGGTTACACGAAATTCCGTATACAAAACTTCCAACGATTCTAATGCAAGCGTAGCGATTAACGCAGCAAAAGTTTCAGTCAATTCACGTAAACCTATGACATCAACAAGTAACACAACTaagtttcatcaaaatGGTTCCGAAGAACAAGCAAGGAAAACATCACATACAAGTAAACGCAATTCATCGATTAATAATGATATACTATATCCAAGGGAACCGCCTGCCAAGAAATCAAGTTTCGAGAAGCTCAGAAATCAGGAGTCTTCTCATATGGGCTTCAAGAAGTTGTCTTTGAGAGATGAAACTATTGTGGCTGATAATTTAGGAAATGATCAGGGGTACAAGAAGGGATATGCAGGAAACGATGTAGGAAAAATGTCCAACAAGCAAAGAAATGATAGCGCTGTAAACGCATATGATGCGAATCGAAATTTCCTGCAGAATAGTGGATGGAAGTCAAGAATTCATGATTCTGAttctgaagaagatgtCGCGCTTTTCAGCAGTGCTGGTACGAGTGGATCAACACAAGCCACAAGTAATGACAATCAACCTGACAGCTCAAATGGAGGTAAAGgattttcattcttcaagaataaaaataaaagtaAACAGCAGAGTAACGAAACAGAggtaaatttttcaccacCACAACCACGATACTTGGATGCAAATTTGAcgaaagaaaaatcagcTGCTGATTCTACACATAGTACACCAAACAAAATTAATAAAAAACTGAGTAGAATGTCACTACGATCTTCAAGTACAGGTGATGTGCATGAGCTACGTTCATTAGAAACACCGAAGAGCGATAAAAGTCAGAAAAGATATCATAGTCATGCAACTATGAACACTGGTAATAATagcaataataatgataataacaacaataataacaaGGGTGAAGTGATGAAATCCAAGACGTTAAGGGCAAATactgttgttgatgatgGGACAccaacaaaaaagaagaatgcCCTTGGtaaaaaactgaaaaaactATTTGGGAGAAAATCTTAA
- a CDS encoding uncharacterized protein (similar to Saccharomyces cerevisiae GFA1 (YKL104C) and YMR085W; ancestral locus Anc_2.477), translating into MCGIFGYCNFLVERSRGEIIDTLVEGLQRLEYRGYDSTGIAIDGDQVDSTLVYKQIGKVSALKEEIAEQNPNREVTFASHCGIAHTRWATHGEPKQSNCHPQISDPHCDFVIVHNGIITNFRELKTLLLNKGYKFESDTDTECIAKLFKHLYDTNLQNGHELDFHELTKLVLLELEGSYGLLCRSSHYPDEVIATRKGSPLLIGVKSDKKLKVDFVDVEFPDDDSKPETPLGYNKVNGGLKNLNGGTVNGRKMRPYEQNGGQNNLLPIAANEFNLRHSQSRAFLSEDGTPNPVEFFLSSDASSVVKHTKKVLFLEDNDIAHIYDGEIHIHRSRREVGASMTRSIQTLEMELAQIMKGPYTHFMQKEIFEQPESTFNTMRGRTDFENNSIMLGGLKAWLPAIRRARRLIMVACGTSYHSCLATRSIFEELSEIPVCVELASDFLDRLSPVFRDDICVFVSQSGETADTMLALTYCLERGALTVGIVNSVGSSISRVTHCGVHINAGPEIGVASTKAYTSQYIALVMFALSLSDDRVSKLERRKEIIQGLKLIPEQIKEVLQLEDKIKYLCENDLKDQKSLLLLGRGYQFASALEGALKIKEISYMHSEGVLAGELKHGVLALVDENLPIIAFGTRDSLFPKVVSSIEQVTARKGHPIIICNKNDEVWENKAKSINMQTLEVPQTVDCLQGLLNIIPLQLISYWLAVNKGIDVDFPRNLAKSVTVE; encoded by the coding sequence ATGTGTGGTATTTTTGGGTACTGTAATTTTTTGGTTGAGAGATCAAGAGGAGAGATCATTGACACACTGGTCGAAGGGTTGCAACGCTTGGAATATAGAGGTTACGATTCTACTGGTATTGCCATTGATGGAGACCAAGTTGACTCTACCCTTGTGTACAAGCAAATTGGTAAAGTTAGTGCCTTGAAGGAGGAGATTGCAGAACAGAATCCTAACAGGGAAGTTACTTTCGCGTCTCACTGTGGTATTGCACATACAAGATGGGCAACACATGGTGAACCAAAACAATCCAACTGTCATCCCCAAATATCTGACCCGCACTGCGATTTTGTAATTGTTCATAATGGTATTATTACAAACTTCAGAGAGTTGAAGACGTTATTGTTGAACAAAGGttacaaatttgaaagtgaCACGGATACTGAATGTATCGCGAAACTGTTCAAACATTTGTACGATACTAATTTGCAAAACGGCCATGAATTGGATTTTCATGAATTGACTAAATTAGTGCTGCTAGAACTAGAAGGCTCTTATGGTCTATTATGCAGATCATCTCACTACCCGGATGAGGTGATAGCCACCAGAAAGGGATCTCCTCTGTTGATTGGTGTGAAATCCGacaaaaagttgaaagttgattttgttgatgttgaattCCCCGATGATGATAGCAAGCCTGAAACACCTTTGGGCTATAATAAGGTCAATGGaggtttgaaaaatttaaatgGTGGAACTGTTAACGGCAGAAAAATGCGTCCTTATGAACAAAACGGTGGCCAAAACAATCTTTTACCAATTGCTGCTAATGAATTCAATCTGAGACATTCTCAATCAAGAGCTTTCCTGTCAGAAGACGGTACGCCAAATCCAGTTGAATTTTTCCTGTCTTCTGATGCCTCTTCAGTTGTTAAGCATACAAAGAAAGTTTTATTTCTGGAGGATAATGATATTGCACATATATATGATGGTGAAATTCATATTCATAGATCCAGAAGAGAAGTCGGTGCTTCTATGACGAGATCTATCCAGACTTTGGAAATGGAATTGGCTCAAATAATGAAAGGTCCATACACACATTTTATGCAAAAGgagatttttgaacagCCAGAATCCACGTTTAACACTATGAGAGGTAGAACTGATTTCGAAAATAATAGCATTATGTTGGGTGGTTTAAAAGCGTGGCTACCCGCTATTAGGAGAGCGCGTAGACTTATCATGGTTGCTTGTGGTACTTCTTATCATTCATGTCTAGCTACTCGctcaatatttgaagaattatcTGAAATTCCGGTATGTGTAGAATTGGCATCGGATTTTCTTGATAGGTTGTCTCCTGTTTTCAGAGATGATATTTGTGTTTTTGTCTCACAGAGTGGTGAAACCGCTGATACAATGCTAGCATTGACTTATTGTTTGGAAAGAGGTGCATTAACAGTGGGTATTGTTAATAGTGTTGgctcatcaatttcaaggGTTACCCATTGTGGTGTTCATATCAATGCAGGTCCTGAAATTGGTGTTGCTTCTACTAAGGCCTACACTTCACAATACATCGCGTTAGTTATGTTTGCACTGTCACTTTCTGATGACAGGGTCTCTaaattggaaagaagaaaagaaattataCAAGGTCTTAAATTGATTCCAGAGCAAATTAAAGAAGTTTTACAATTGGAAGACAAGATTAAGTATCTTTGCGAGAACGATCtcaaagatcaaaaatCTTTGCTATTACTAGGTAGAGGTTACCAGTTTGCATCGGCTTTAGAGGGtgctttgaagataaaagaaatttcttACATGCATTCGGAAGGTGTGTTGGCTGGTGAGTTGAAACATGGTGTTTTGGCACTAGtcgatgaaaatttacCTATCATTGCATTTGGTACAAGAGACTCATTGTTTCCAAAAGTCGTTTCTTCTATCGAACAAGTAACGGCAAGAAAGGGACATCCAATTATTATCTGtaacaaaaatgatgaagtCTGGGAAAATAAAGCAAAGAGTATTAACATGCAAACCTTGGAAGTTCCACAAACAGTGGATTGTTTACAGGGCTTATTGAATATCATTCCACTACAATTGATTTCTTATTGGCTGGCTGTCAACAAAGGTATTGACGTTGATTTCCCAAGAAACTTAGCGAAATCAGTCACCGTGGAGTAG
- the AAT1 gene encoding aspartate transaminase AAT1 (similar to Saccharomyces cerevisiae AAT1 (YKL106W); ancestral locus Anc_2.475): MDRSKGIRTLGKRFFASIDKIPRAPPDRILGLTEKFNEDRNKKKVNLTVGIYKDAWGQVTTFPSVAKAQRLIDADLVLNTDLSYLPITGCPDYSEHVLNFLFKESCPLSGPKLLKEGRVSFTQTLSGTGALAVASKLLALWVSQTVWLPQPSWSNHRNIFRSNGFTNVKEYPYYKDGRITVEEWLDHLRSAVDKNSKTRDCILLHACCHNPTGLDPTKEQWKQILDTIHELGMIPIIDMAYQGLESGNPPKDAYLLRLCLDESLYKSWPHGLFVCQSFAKNMGLYGERVGSLSVVTPPFQPETKDNVDSQLKQIVRSIYSSPPGYGSRVATMVLSKSFLKMQWYKDVEFMVSRLSQVRKEMHELLEWPSLIDFDRQHGMFYYTGLNPKQINALRNDYSVYMTMDGRISLSGINDCNIEYVCKALKSVTKTI, from the coding sequence ATGGACCGGAGCAAAGGGATAAGGACACTGGGAAAGCGGTTTTTTGCTTCGATAGATAAGATTCCAAGGGCACCTCCAGATCGCATTTTAGGATtgactgaaaaattcaatgaagatcgcaacaagaaaaaggtAAACTTGACAGTTGGAATTTATAAAGACGCATGGGGTCAGGTGACCACGTTTCCTTCTGTAGCAAAGGCACAAAGACTTATAGATGCTGATTTGGTGCTGAATACAGATCTTTCTTATCTACCGATAACCGGTTGTCCGGATTACAGCGAGCATGTGCTGAATTTCTTGTTCAAAGAATCGTGTCCCCTATCAGGCCCCAAACTATTGAAAGAAGGTAGAGTTAGTTTCACCCAAACTTTGAGTGGAACAGGCGCATTAGCGGTTGCCTCAAAACTGTTAGCTTTATGGGTCTCACAAACCGTTTGGTTACCACAACCGTCGTGGTCTAATCATCGAAATATATTCAGAAGTAACGGATTCACAAACGTGAAAGAGTATCCGTATTATAAAGACGGAAGAATTACAGTTGAAGAGTGGCTTGATCATCTAAGGAGCGCCGTTGACAAGAACTCCAAAACTCGTGATTGCATTCTTTTGCATGCATGTTGTCATAATCCTACCGGGTTAGATCCGACAAAGGAGCAATGGAAACAGATCTTGGACACAATTCATGAGTTAGGTATGATACCTATTATCGATATGGCTTATCAAGGTTTAGAATCAGGTAATCCTCCAAAGGATGCATATCTTTTACGATTATGTCTGGATGAATCTCTGTACAAAAGTTGGCCCCATGGCTTATTTGTTTGTCAATCATTTGCTAAAAATATGGGTCTTTATGGCGAAAGAGTTGGTTCATTAAGTGTAGTTACTCCACCTTTTCAACCTGAAACGAAGGATAATGTCGATTCTCAATTGAAACAGATTGTTAGAAGTATTTACTCTTCTCCTCCGGGGTATGGTTCTCGTGTTGCCACAATGGTCTTATCAAAATCCTTTCTCAAGATGCAATGGTATAAAGATGTAGAATTTATGGTGAGTAGATTATCACAAGTGAGAAAGGAAATGCATGAACTGCTAGAATGGCCTTCTTTGATAGATTTTGATAGGCAACATGGAATGTTTTACTATACCGGTTTAAACCCTAAACAAATAAATGCTTTGAGGAACGACTACTCAGTGTATATGACAATGGATGGTAGAATATCCCTAAGCGGAATTAATGATTGCAATATCGAATATGTCTGTAAAGCTCTAAAGAGTGTTACCAAAACCATTTAA